DNA from Helcococcus ovis:
TACTGTAAGTGCTGTTAATATGATAACTGTTAAAATAGTACCTTCTACCCCAAACGATGGATCATATGCAAAGGTTATGTTCTTAGTACTTTCAGTCAACTTAAATATTGAATACTCTGCTTTAAGTCCACTATTCGGCAAACCAAATATAATATTTTGTGTAAAATTCCACATAGTATGAATACCCATTACCATCCACAAACTATCCGTATAATAGACAATTAACGACATTAATAATCCATAAATAAATAAGTTATATATTGCTAATGGTGAAACTCCTGAATTTGTTATATGTAATGCTGCAAAAAATATCGGATTTATAATAATTGCAACCCATGGACTTTTGTATCCCTTAATTAAACGTCTATATACAAAACCTCTACATAAAATTTCCTCTGTAGATGACTGGATAAATACTGCTACAAATATAGCTAACAAAGGAAGTGGTTGAAACATAGAAAATGTAAGTTTTATATCTCCATTTAAATATGCAACTAAAATTGAAACTCCATTAAGTAAAAATCCTATTAAAATACCTAAAAATAGCATTTTAAAACTGTTTCCTTTTACTTTGTTACCCATATATTTTAAAATATATTTATTTTTATCAACTAAAATAATAAGTAAAAATGTAGTAATCATCGCTCCAATAAATTTAAAATATAATAAAAATACCTTTGTAAAAGATGTACTACCTTTCGGAATCCATTCTACAAGTATACCTCCTAATAACATAATAACAAATGCTACAAAGCATACCCATATAAAATTATCTCTAAATTTTGATTTGTTTTCTTTCATTTTTTCCCTTTTAATTTTTATTTTTCTACATTTCACTCAAATACTCCTCTGCTTGAGTTCTATCAGTGAATATAACTATTTCTTTATTTTTATATTTTTCTAATAAATTTATTACATTTGGTTTACTTATTTGATTATAATTTTTTATAAATTGAATAAATTCCTCATCCACATTTGTTTCATCTTCTATCCAAGGCATGTCTTGTCTTGGCTTTCCTCTCCTCGCTTCAACACCACTTAAACAAAGTTCTAAAGGATAATCCAAGAAAATCACTGTATCACATGCATTCATTCTTAATTCCATAGTGGAATCATAGTTTCCGTCAATAATCCATTCATCTCTTTTAATTACTTCATTTTGTCTTTCAATTAATGTGTTTCCATCTACTGTTGTCTTGTCAGCATTCCAGTACATCATGTCCAAATGATACAAAGGAATTTGTGTGATTTCATGCAATTTTCGAGAAAATGTGCTCTTCCCACTTCCCGAACACCCTATAACAATTACTTTTTTCAAAATTGGCTCCTTATATAAGTTTTGTAGGATTACGTTCTGTTTTACTAAAATTATATTATAAAATAAAAAGCAAAATCAAGCGTATTTTTTTTCGTTTGATTTTGCGTTTGGTTTTATGATGGAAATGTATTAAAATATTAATCTATATTTCAATATATTATTTTAATTCATCTTTAGCTTCTTAGAATTTTAAGCAATTTAAATAACAGATGTATAATAATATCCTATTTTTTTATTTTTATATTAGTTAAAAAAATAATTATAAAATTAAGAACAATTAAAAATTAATAAAATCTTTAATTACACCAAAAAGCTATTATATTTACTAAACTTTACATAACAATATTTTTTATATTAATTATAAATTTTAAAATCCATTAATTTACATAATTCCAACAATTACTAATATAAATGATAAAATAAAAATTGAAATTAAAAGTTTATTAGTAGACCACTTCTTTATTTTCACTAGATAAAATGATACTAATGTTAAAACTAACGGAATAAACTTTGGTAAAATTTTTTCAAATATTTCTTGTAATGATATAACCATTTTTCCCGAAGTAAATTGCAATGCAATAGGAGCTTTAATAGTTGTTGACGCTACTGCTCCAATAACTATTAAACCAACTATAGATAAAAATGTTGTAAGCATATTTTTTAATTTTGTATCACTTAAAATTTTAACAGCATCTATACCTAACGTATATCCTTTTATAAATAATAAATACTTCATAGGAATAACTATTGCTAACCATAAAAATAAAAATGTTAATGGTCCTAAAGGAGATCCTCCTTCACTCAACCCAATAC
Protein-coding regions in this window:
- a CDS encoding PTS system mannose/fructose/sorbose family transporter subunit IID, with product MKNNKILTKKDVSKSAWTWMFFHHCAQNYERMQGLAYCHTLSKPLEKIYKDDKKGLSEALKRNLVFFNTEPQLGSIVPGISLALEEDYYLNGKDGNTDLMTNVKNSLMGPLAGIGDSLLVGTLNPILLSIGIGLSEGGSPLGPLTFLFLWLAIVIPMKYLLFIKGYTLGIDAVKILSDTKLKNMLTTFLSIVGLIVIGAVASTTIKAPIALQFTSGKMVISLQEIFEKILPKFIPLVLTLVSFYLVKIKKWSTNKLLISIFILSFILVIVGIM
- a CDS encoding P-loop NTPase family protein; translation: MKKVIVIGCSGSGKSTFSRKLHEITQIPLYHLDMMYWNADKTTVDGNTLIERQNEVIKRDEWIIDGNYDSTMELRMNACDTVIFLDYPLELCLSGVEARRGKPRQDMPWIEDETNVDEEFIQFIKNYNQISKPNVINLLEKYKNKEIVIFTDRTQAEEYLSEM
- a CDS encoding CPBP family intramembrane glutamic endopeptidase, producing the protein MKENKSKFRDNFIWVCFVAFVIMLLGGILVEWIPKGSTSFTKVFLLYFKFIGAMITTFLLIILVDKNKYILKYMGNKVKGNSFKMLFLGILIGFLLNGVSILVAYLNGDIKLTFSMFQPLPLLAIFVAVFIQSSTEEILCRGFVYRRLIKGYKSPWVAIIINPIFFAALHITNSGVSPLAIYNLFIYGLLMSLIVYYTDSLWMVMGIHTMWNFTQNIIFGLPNSGLKAEYSIFKLTESTKNITFAYDPSFGVEGTILTVIILTALTVLLYHFGKNGVKNGCEI